A window of Desulfobacterales bacterium contains these coding sequences:
- a CDS encoding class I SAM-dependent methyltransferase: protein MSQWIFIILGLAAGLFVIKLAYVTAVVLSIKNTQGALYVSTSQARIRAVLDELDLKPGQVLIDLGCGDGRALRAARRRFNISVIGYEINPLAYVKARIYSLGAGIDIRYRNFWHEAIDAADIIFCYLFPDVMTALAEKIRAEAKPGAVIVSFNFPIPAFTPIKVLRPPGARQNDPIYFYRTPS from the coding sequence ATGAGCCAATGGATTTTTATCATTCTCGGCCTGGCCGCGGGACTTTTTGTCATCAAGCTGGCCTATGTGACGGCCGTGGTCCTGTCCATCAAAAACACCCAGGGGGCGCTCTATGTCTCCACCTCGCAGGCGCGCATCCGGGCGGTATTGGATGAACTCGACTTAAAGCCCGGCCAGGTGCTGATAGACCTGGGCTGCGGGGACGGCCGGGCGCTTCGGGCGGCCCGCCGGCGCTTCAACATTTCCGTCATCGGCTATGAAATCAACCCATTGGCCTATGTGAAGGCGCGGATTTATTCGTTGGGGGCGGGCATTGATATCCGGTACCGAAACTTCTGGCATGAAGCCATTGATGCGGCGGATATCATTTTCTGCTACCTGTTTCCGGATGTTATGACCGCACTGGCGGAAAAGATTCGGGCCGAAGCAAAACCCGGGGCTGTGATCGTCTCATTTAATTTTCCCATCCCGGCCTTTACGCCCATCAAGGTGCTGCGGCCCCCGGGGGCACGTCAGAATGACCCCATCTATTTTTACCGGACGCCGTCCTGA
- the larA gene encoding nickel-dependent lactate racemase: protein MDINLPWGKDFLGVSLPDGWQVTLPERADMARPTGKSEADLVADALANPINARPIASKSLAGRRILIVVDDNTRPTPARRFFHLLLDQLTGAGADPAAIHVMPAPGIHTAMTEAEMAEKIGPENLARVSWSNHDAFDADSHHQFGNTRRGTPVVLNKELFESDIIIVVGMIEPHLWAGFGGGLKNIFPGLASAEAIGHHHGMIAEPPYLFNRVGLAPEENLFRQDLEEIRNFIAADIFCLNVLLDEKQEITAAFAGDPIEAHRAGIAFNVKNAGIRLDQPVDGAIVNSYPMEINFKQSMKCVGNSLPALKPGGVVMAFLRAERGLDDIPLPDKPPPLFALKTILRLIGKSNVMKFLNVVKKGLNVEERFLTYYSMRLIREYQLFCYVPSLSAEEIRHLGFFQNCETPQAVVDSGARKLKKTARVAVFPDGGATFPKMEFK from the coding sequence ATGGATATCAATTTGCCATGGGGAAAGGATTTTTTGGGGGTTTCCCTTCCGGACGGCTGGCAGGTCACTCTGCCGGAGCGTGCGGATATGGCCCGGCCGACGGGCAAAAGCGAGGCGGACCTGGTGGCGGACGCTCTGGCCAATCCGATCAATGCCCGCCCGATTGCCTCAAAATCCCTTGCCGGCAGGCGGATTCTGATTGTGGTGGATGACAATACCCGGCCCACGCCGGCCCGCCGGTTCTTTCATTTGCTGCTGGACCAGCTGACAGGGGCGGGGGCGGATCCGGCAGCCATCCATGTGATGCCGGCGCCCGGCATCCATACGGCCATGACCGAGGCCGAGATGGCGGAAAAAATCGGGCCCGAAAACCTGGCGCGGGTTTCCTGGTCCAATCACGACGCCTTTGATGCCGATTCCCACCATCAGTTCGGCAACACCCGGCGGGGCACGCCGGTGGTGTTGAATAAAGAGCTTTTCGAAAGCGATATCATCATTGTGGTGGGCATGATCGAGCCGCACTTGTGGGCGGGGTTCGGCGGGGGCCTGAAAAACATTTTTCCCGGTCTTGCTTCGGCCGAGGCGATTGGCCACCATCACGGCATGATCGCCGAACCGCCGTATCTGTTTAACCGGGTGGGCCTTGCCCCGGAGGAGAATCTGTTTCGGCAGGACCTGGAGGAAATCCGCAACTTCATTGCCGCAGATATTTTCTGCCTCAATGTGCTCTTGGATGAAAAACAGGAGATCACGGCCGCGTTTGCCGGTGACCCGATTGAAGCGCATCGGGCCGGCATCGCATTTAATGTCAAAAATGCGGGCATTCGGCTGGATCAACCGGTGGATGGGGCAATCGTTAATTCTTACCCCATGGAGATCAACTTCAAGCAGAGCATGAAGTGCGTGGGCAACTCGCTTCCGGCCCTGAAACCGGGCGGGGTGGTGATGGCGTTTCTCCGGGCCGAGCGCGGCCTGGATGACATACCGCTGCCGGACAAACCCCCGCCGCTGTTTGCGCTAAAAACCATCCTGCGCCTGATCGGCAAATCCAATGTCATGAAGTTTTTAAATGTGGTCAAAAAAGGTTTGAACGTGGAGGAGCGGTTTCTCACCTATTACTCCATGCGCCTGATCCGGGAATATCAGCTTTTCTGCTACGTACCGAGCCTGTCAGCCGAGGAGATCCGGCATCTCGGATTCTTTCAAAACTGCGAAACCCCGCAGGCGGTTGTTGACAGCGGCGCGCGGAAGCTTAAAAAGACTGCCCGGGTGGCGGTATTTCCCGATGGGGGCGCGACGTTTCCAAAAATGGAATTTAAATGA
- a CDS encoding TIGR00266 family protein encodes MASEHSEFPYTIDGRPDFSFLTVKMAKGTTLKVEASAMATMDTNITMKTRLKGGFGRMVTGESLFINEFTAEGGSGEIGIAPGPAGDMAHAYLNGNTIFLQNSAFVASSMGVSIETKWQGMVKGFFSGESLFLIRCSGTGDLWFNTFGAMIPVDVDGEYVVDTSYIVAFTEGLDYRVKSVGGYKSLFFSGEGLVCWFSGKGRVWIQTRQLPGFITWINPFRRVRKKKS; translated from the coding sequence ATGGCAAGCGAACATTCTGAATTTCCCTATACCATTGACGGACGCCCGGATTTCAGTTTTTTGACGGTTAAAATGGCCAAGGGTACGACCCTGAAAGTGGAGGCCTCGGCCATGGCCACCATGGATACGAATATCACCATGAAAACCCGGCTGAAGGGCGGTTTCGGCCGGATGGTGACCGGCGAGTCCCTGTTTATCAACGAATTCACGGCAGAAGGCGGCAGCGGAGAGATCGGGATCGCGCCCGGGCCGGCCGGTGATATGGCGCATGCGTATTTGAACGGCAACACCATTTTTCTGCAGAACTCCGCATTCGTGGCAAGCAGCATGGGTGTATCGATTGAGACGAAGTGGCAGGGGATGGTCAAAGGCTTTTTTTCCGGGGAGTCCTTGTTTTTAATCCGCTGCAGCGGGACCGGGGATCTCTGGTTTAACACGTTCGGCGCCATGATCCCGGTGGACGTGGATGGGGAGTACGTGGTAGACACCAGCTATATCGTGGCCTTTACCGAAGGCCTGGACTACCGGGTAAAATCCGTGGGCGGCTACAAATCCCTGTTTTTCTCGGGCGAAGGCCTGGTCTGCTGGTTTTCCGGCAAGGGCCGGGTATGGATCCAGACCCGTCAGCTGCCCGGCTTTATCACCTGGATAAATCCGTTCCGGCGGGTGCGGAAGAAGAAGTCCTGA
- a CDS encoding TIGR00266 family protein gives MQVEIFSGPGNAAAKIDLAPNETCTAEAGAMISMSHDMSVDTTTHKKGSGGVLKGAKRMFAGESFFLNHFTPGPGGGEVWVAPTLAGDMMAYELASEKMIVQGGSFVAAESGLDIDLGWEGFKSLFSGESLFWIHLAGSGKAVLNAFGAIYPVSVDGDYIVDTGHIVAFNETLDFSITKAGKSWVGSFLGGEALVCKFSGKGTVWCQSHNPYSFGQALGPMLRPRKA, from the coding sequence ATGCAGGTTGAGATATTTAGCGGCCCGGGCAATGCCGCGGCCAAAATAGATCTGGCCCCCAACGAAACATGCACGGCCGAGGCCGGCGCCATGATTTCCATGAGCCATGATATGTCGGTTGACACCACCACCCATAAAAAGGGCAGCGGCGGGGTATTAAAGGGTGCCAAGCGCATGTTTGCCGGGGAATCCTTTTTTCTGAATCATTTCACGCCCGGCCCCGGCGGCGGGGAGGTCTGGGTGGCGCCCACCCTTGCCGGGGATATGATGGCCTATGAGTTGGCCAGTGAAAAAATGATCGTCCAGGGCGGCTCGTTTGTGGCCGCCGAGTCGGGGTTGGATATTGATCTGGGCTGGGAGGGATTTAAATCTTTGTTTTCCGGTGAATCCCTGTTCTGGATACACCTGGCCGGCAGCGGCAAGGCCGTACTGAATGCATTCGGGGCGATTTATCCGGTTTCGGTGGATGGCGACTATATTGTGGATACCGGCCATATTGTGGCATTTAATGAGACGCTTGATTTTTCCATCACCAAGGCGGGAAAATCCTGGGTCGGTTCCTTTCTCGGCGGCGAGGCGCTGGTCTGCAAATTTTCCGGTAAGGGCACGGTCTGGTGCCAGTCGCACAATCCATACAGTTTTGGCCAGGCTTTGGGGCCCATGCTAAGGCCGCGCAAAGCATGA
- a CDS encoding TIGR00266 family protein, with translation MNVTLNGAPSFAYLHVDLDPGESILAESDAMSSMAADMDMKPRINGNFFSALGKKLFGKESFFINEFINNTDQPRRVTLTQRTPGDIREVSLNGEAICLQPGAYISSSPELDLSVQWAGFGSWMAREGLFRLKVKGTGKLWYGAYGQLLDRRVDGEMIVDTSHLVAYDPDIKLKLQLAGRLFSSFFSGEGLITRVEGSGNITIQTRSLAGLTNWLNPKLY, from the coding sequence ATGAATGTGACTCTAAATGGCGCCCCGTCATTTGCCTACCTCCATGTGGATTTGGACCCCGGGGAATCCATCCTGGCCGAGTCCGACGCCATGAGCAGCATGGCCGCGGATATGGACATGAAGCCCCGAATAAACGGCAATTTTTTTTCGGCCCTTGGGAAAAAGCTCTTTGGCAAAGAGTCGTTTTTCATCAATGAATTTATCAATAACACCGATCAACCCCGCCGGGTGACGCTCACCCAGCGCACCCCGGGCGACATCCGGGAGGTCAGTTTAAACGGGGAAGCCATCTGCTTACAGCCCGGCGCCTATATCAGCTCCAGCCCCGAGCTTGATCTCTCCGTTCAATGGGCGGGGTTCGGCTCCTGGATGGCCCGCGAAGGTTTGTTCCGGCTTAAGGTCAAGGGCACGGGAAAACTCTGGTACGGGGCCTACGGCCAGCTTCTGGACCGCCGGGTGGATGGGGAGATGATAGTGGATACCAGCCATCTGGTGGCCTATGACCCGGACATCAAGCTGAAGCTGCAGCTTGCCGGCCGGCTGTTTTCGAGTTTTTTCAGCGGCGAGGGGCTGATCACCCGGGTTGAGGGAAGCGGCAACATTACCATCCAGACCCGGAGCCTTGCCGGCCTTACGAACTGGTTGAATCCGAAACTCTACTAA
- a CDS encoding M48 family metallopeptidase translates to MHPSSQHGRYAAGAFNEELPGGRASGTLSAAGGYLLFESQAASIRLPLSGITVKPGGAGKRLIFFNHPEVPGWTVYTPDRSILTDFQLAHLPGVQQIRRERRRFRLCSAAAAMMVFIAILASAYGVFKLKVPLTRAVAARVPAEWEENLGDMMIAQFKKQQPFIEDEKPLDLLESFFAPLSQNIPDAGYGFALHVVKNPSINAFALPGGDIVLYTGLIHSADSIEELLGVLAHEAAHVTQQHSMRQLIGSAGVFILVQAFFGDVSGLLAVIVENSEWLINLKYSRDYEREADDTGWQYLMAADIDPRGMITFFEKLNARQPDRDLPVGLKKRLEFLSTHPTTDERIARLKQKAAELSGKTHFRRFEIDVDQLKQCLPDNGGSAAELLP, encoded by the coding sequence ATGCATCCATCCAGCCAGCACGGGCGTTACGCCGCCGGCGCGTTTAATGAGGAGCTGCCGGGCGGCCGGGCGTCGGGCACGCTAAGCGCGGCCGGCGGCTATTTGCTGTTTGAAAGCCAGGCCGCCTCGATTCGCCTGCCGCTTTCCGGTATAACCGTCAAGCCGGGCGGGGCGGGCAAGCGCTTGATTTTTTTCAACCATCCGGAGGTTCCCGGATGGACGGTGTATACGCCGGATCGGTCTATTCTAACGGATTTTCAACTGGCCCATCTGCCGGGGGTTCAGCAGATTCGCCGGGAGCGGCGCCGTTTTAGGCTTTGCTCCGCCGCCGCTGCTATGATGGTTTTTATCGCCATTTTGGCTTCCGCTTATGGGGTTTTTAAACTCAAAGTCCCGCTCACCCGGGCTGTGGCCGCCCGGGTACCGGCCGAATGGGAAGAGAATCTGGGCGATATGATGATTGCCCAGTTTAAAAAGCAGCAGCCGTTTATCGAAGATGAAAAGCCCCTTGACCTGCTTGAATCGTTTTTTGCCCCGCTTTCCCAAAATATTCCGGATGCCGGATACGGATTTGCGCTCCATGTGGTGAAAAACCCCTCTATTAACGCGTTTGCCCTGCCGGGCGGTGATATCGTGCTCTACACCGGTTTGATTCACTCAGCGGATTCCATTGAGGAACTTCTGGGCGTGCTTGCCCATGAGGCCGCCCATGTGACCCAGCAGCACAGCATGCGCCAGTTAATCGGATCTGCCGGCGTATTTATTCTGGTTCAGGCATTTTTCGGCGATGTCTCCGGGCTTTTGGCGGTGATTGTGGAAAACAGCGAATGGCTGATTAACCTTAAATACTCCCGGGACTATGAGCGGGAGGCGGATGATACCGGTTGGCAGTATCTGATGGCAGCCGATATCGATCCCCGCGGCATGATCACGTTTTTTGAAAAATTAAACGCCCGGCAGCCCGACCGGGATCTGCCGGTCGGGCTAAAGAAGCGCCTTGAATTTTTAAGCACCCATCCGACAACGGATGAGCGGATCGCCCGCCTGAAGCAAAAAGCAGCCGAACTTTCAGGAAAAACGCATTTCAGGCGGTTTGAGATAGATGTTGACCAGCTCAAGCAGTGCCTGCCGGATAACGGCGGCTCAGCAGCAGAGCTTTTACCTTAA